The Harmonia axyridis chromosome 3, icHarAxyr1.1, whole genome shotgun sequence nucleotide sequence GAGAGAGGTCTAAGTGCTATAGATATACTGATCACTGTTCTAGCAGTGGTGTTCCTTCAgattatttttatgttattgagttttttcacaTCACAGTATTTCAGTACTACTTTTCAGAGAGCAGATAttgtttctataattttttgttctaCTCACAAGTCTTTGACTCTGGGTATTCCAATTCTGAGGATCATGTTTCAGGGTTATTCTCACTTGAGTCAAATAAGTTTACCATTACTTATATATCATCCAACGCAAATTATTTTAGGTGGTATGGTGGTTGGTCAATTAAGGAACTGGGTATTTCTCGAAAGAGGCAGAAAACCTCCTATATAGATTAAAATGTTAAAGATAGAGGAAAATTTATTAGACTGtggaaaattatattcattgtAAAGAATATCAGATTTAGTTATCTGACATATCACTAATTAAATTTTGCAGATTTAATAGAAATTCAAGATTCCCAGTACATtatatatacaaaaatatatTAACAAACTTGCTTCGAAGAAATTGACGCAATTAGTTCCAGAATACTTGATAATATAAAGTTTCAGatatcaaattaaataaaatcaattcttaactagttgtttttatttttcattccacAGCTATGTTATCGATAACTCTAACAACTTCAGGCAAATTTTCCAACTTTTCTAGTAACTTAAGATAAGTCtccatttctttttcatttattgattgGTATTTTAGGGGTAAAAATTCAATGGTAGAACTTAATATATTATATCCTTTTTCTTCCAGCCCTTTAGTAACAGCTTTTAAGTTAGTACTCCCACAAACaaattgtataatattttctcCTATATCTTTTACTTCTTCTGCACCTACTTCAATTGCATCATCTGTTGCTTTTTCTAATGATGCATCTATATTTTGTGAAGGATTGCCTTCAACTTCAATTATGCCTTTTTcgatgaacaaacccattatgTTTTCTATGTATTTTCCACTATAAAATGAAGGTATTCAGGTAAAACTAACTGATTATATTAATAATACTAAcccattttttctcaaaattgttGCTATATTTTGTCTAGTTAAATGAGTATTGTCGGAGAAAGTTTCGCAAAGAATCAAACAGCTTCCAGGCCCCCTAAAATAGCACTgattattttctatatatttttaataGCGACTCCTTACTTAATTTCGAGAAAATGTCTTTTATACTGCTTTTTATCAGACTGATGACCTTTCAAGATACTTTGAATTGTTGCTGATGGCATACTAGACCTCTTGGCTTGATCAATTATGTGGGATAATTTTAAATTTGCTGCAGGGTCGATTGAACCTCCCTCTGAAAGGTTGAATTAGTTTACAGTGAATAATAAATGGAAAAAGAAATTACCTAAAATAGCCACTCTCATCTGTCTGGCTAGTTTCAGAAAATAGTTGGCCCTTTCGGCATCTTTGAGGCCTTTTATGTGTCGAATATTTGCCCATTTTGAATGACCTGCAAATCTTTTTTGTACACAGTTCAAATTGTTTTGGCATATATAGATTTTTGTTAGTTGCTTTATACTTCTAAACATCTTAAACTTGAAGTATTGGGGGACAATAGAAAATAAACACAAAATCTCTAAATTCTCtgataaagattaaataataTTTAAGGTTAAAATTATTTAGACTTTGACCTAAAGGCAGAGATTACTTCTGCCTAAAGATATTTGAACTATTTGATAGATAAATTGATAAATATAAccacaaaaattaatttaatatttgaatttgaaaggtTGCTGTCCTAAACTACCAAACTGCTCGTTTAACTAATAATTTCATTACCGACCTGTAAACAATACTCAACAATGAGTAAACTAAAAACTTTTTTGGAAGAAGCATTCAACTCGCTTGTGAgtacaataaagaaaatattttaaaaaactatTCTTCCATCACTATTTTAACAGACAAATTGGAGAGATTTTAAAAGCATACACCTTGTATTAGGAAACGAATCTTGTGATCTAGATTCAACTGTGTGTTCACTTGCCTATGGTTACTatttatcagaaaaattgaATGTGAAGAAAATTAAGGATGTTGCTGTTTTTCCTATAATCAATGTTCCTTCTGATGAATTTCCTTCACGGACTGAACACTGCTCTTTATTGAAGGATATTAATGTAGATCTCAAAAAACTAATATACAGGTAGcaatataatatgaatattgAAAACATTCTTCTTATTTTCATTCTTTCAGATCAGAAATCAAtgttaatgaaattatttctgaaaaaaaaaattatgtgaaaacttgCTTGGTAGACCATCACGTTTTAAACAAAAACGATGAATTGCTCAAAGATACagttaatgaaatttttgatcatCGGCCTTTGGATCAAAGCACACATTGGTCTTCCCAGGTTAAAATGAGGATTGAATTAGTTGGATCATGTGCTACATTGATTGCAGATGAACTGCTTAGAGAAGAAGGAATCCTTTTTAAGGAATTGGCCTATCTTCTATATTGTAAGTGGGCTCCTTGAATTGAGTAATTAAAGACATTATTTTACttgaataaaatgatttttaacTTTGATATTCACAAATTCTTGAGAAAATACAATTACTAttaagaattattttatttaaaatgtaaagaCTGGATCAACCAAATTTACCTATATTGCTTTGTTATCTTAGGTACGATAGTTTTTGACACCTTGGCAGTTCTTCCAGAGAATAAAAAAGCTACTGCTTTAGATATTGCAACAGTGAAAACTCTTGAGGACAAGTTCAGTTTTATGGAGTCTAAAGTAACCCTATTCCAAAAAATTGTGGACCTTCATGCTGACATTTCTAAACTAACCCTTGACCAGCTTCTCATAagagatttgaaatttgtaAATAATATACCAATAGCAGGACTTCCAATGTTAGTAGAAACATTTTCCAAGTTACCAGGGGCTGACTTGAGTTTAAAACAAATgggcattaaaaaaaaaacttcttttaTAGTACTAGTTGGGATTGAAGCAAAACCTGATGTGAAAAGAGATATTGGAATTTTCCTAGTTAAAGATGATGCAAAACTCATGAAACTTATTGTAGATAATTTCAAAAGCCATGAAGATTTCAAATTTGTAGAGATATCCAGTGAAATGTCTAATCTAACTATTTTAAAACATAATAATATTGAGAAATCAAGAAAACAGATAATGCCTATTGTCAAGGATTTTTTGGATACAACACTGAGTCAATGAGAATGAATATTTAGTTGCACATTTCTTTTCTTGTGAATCtcaaatcaattaaaatttcaatgcaaagaatctatttatataaaaaatgaggaaaacactgACACGAAGAAATTTCACATGTAGATTATTGCTTTAATATAGGGTAAATgtactggttagccgaccggcactggttctcgaccattccgtgatttgagataaaataataataaaaatatatcatgtagtgcaaaatattttcgcggtacgtgttctcgaccattccacccttccaagatagtttgcatagtagtggtgtaggtcaaagttttcgcgctaaaaattagtttataatcgtctatcatagaaaagggttctttcttgtcctctcttagaaaagtgctttgtgatatatgaccagaaaatagtaattatttcttattttaaatgaattatatgtgtatattttgttccatatcaactataagatatatttttgagtgtatttcaatcaagaagcaaataaatgtatatttttttgttcaatattcggcagtcgcgaactggtattggaaaattcgtatcttttatttctcgaacaaagtggtcgagaaccaatatgttacttcaataattgtttatttcaaccgatatatttctgttggatcattatagttttttttgaaccgaaggttattgagattttctatatgttttgacatttcaaaggttaaatgcggaaagaatgcttaaaattatatgacaaatcatttaaaactcgccatagaatcgatgaacaccaacaccattaaaatttgataagtttatgtgtgaaaaaatcgtgctcgaaatcgatgtttctgttaactgatcgagaaccagtgcatttaccctatttaTTTTAATCTTCTAAACCCAAGTCTGAATTGAATACTCCTTGCTATGAAAACATTAAATTATATTGATAAAAATGGTTGTACACACTATAAATATTGATAAAggaaactgaaacttttaagGCAGTCATGTATCACTCAtttggaaatattttctttAGGAAACAAAACAGCATATAAAAAAGCAAATGTCATGGAAGGTTTGATTTTAACTATTTTGATATATGTCATTGAATATTTGCATCAAACCATATAAGAGGAacaaatttgtttatttcagatgaagtcaatcattttattgaaatttataaattttttgaaattgaatgttTTGTCTTTTTACCATGAATTCGATACCTGACGAATTTTCTTTCATCTTCTCATAACTTTCCCTTCTTCAATCCTCCCAGcaattaactgaaaaaattttaaacataCCAATTCATTATCCCAAAGATTTTTTTAGTTCAGAGCATTATGACATCAGTAAAACCTGATCATTTTTCCTGTGTTGAACCTTCATAGACAAATTTTTGGGTAACTCACTATATAACACAAAATGTAAGTAACTTCTTACAGGTTCTTAGATGTCGAAATAAGTTATAAAACatcttatttctattttttccaattattgaaaaaacaaaatttcattttgtatatctcCAAAGCCATCAAAGGGTATTCATCCATAACCAAATTTAGACAAAATTTAAAGTTTCCAGTCTCTAGCATgtatttaatggattcagtccttatttgatgaaaatgcattttgatttaataaaaataaacactTTCAATTTCCAGATTTTTGCAAAGtggttatatttatttttatcaaatctCTAGCATATTCCGTACGAGAGTTAACATGTACAAGACGGCGGTGGTTGGTTATAGTTGATCTTGAGTTTTTCatcattgaataatatcaaaCTCAATCATTTAATATCACTCCTAGATCAAAATTTGAGAATTACAGACATCTAGGCAAAATAATTGCCCAGGCACAtgagctcaaaaatggacattcattgatttttttttataataaaagatGGTATAACAGAAAAtcatttaatataaaatttcttttaaacaatgatgaaaataataatataaattttgtttgtacaattcaattaaatttgcaaaaataaataatacagaaaaATTGTATTGTATCAATTCAATTCCCAAAAgagtatttcaattaaattattatcaatCATTTGGAACAATagttcaacttttttttcaaatcctaTGATTTCTCAAAGGATATCATTTTATCACTTTGactaatatatttttcagaCACTTCATATAAACTCAGCCCaaagatttcaatgaatttgcCCAAAAATACTTGGGCACTggatatatcaaaaaataattcataattaaaaaccttaaaaaggTCCAAGTAATGCTTTCCAATTTCTGGCAAGGTTTCAATTGCAACATGTGGATAAAAAACCTTGATCTTTGTCAAAACCAAATTTGTTTTGCCAATTAACCCGTACATATCATAACTAATACTATTTGGGATAAGTAaaaacattttaaattttctgaaagaccTTTTCTGAGCATTGTAAACAATTTGCATCTTCTTTGTCACAAATCCCAGATCTTTAGATCCTTCTTCATATATGTGTACCCTTTTTTTTGATGCTTCCATATTGCTTATAAAATCTTCTGTTTTCAATATCATCTGATGTTGCAGCAGTAAGAATTGAGGCAGCATGTAATTGTGGCTAGAGAACAAATGTATATTGATAGATCTATCATATCTTTTAGCCACATTGGAGAGGTGGGACATAGCAGAGACCACACCCCCTTGGTGCAAGTAACCATAAAAAATCGTTAAAATGACGTTGCTTGCCAGCCAAGTAGCATAGAAAGCTGTAGATATTTTTTTGACCTTTGTAGACTTGAAGGAATTAGGGTCGGCTCTTATTACGTCACTTTCTTTCTCAGGAAGAATTTTTGTGCCATAAAGATAGACCAAAGGAAGAAGTAGTGGGATCAGAAATCTTGGTTCTTGGTGTGGAAATAAAGAGAGCAACGCTAAAGGTAGTACAGAGGAGACAGTCATTAATCCTTTAATGCTTCGAATGGAAGGAAGATAGCTGTATTTGCTCTGTGTAAGCCTGAAAGATAAAATATTTTAGTATTTCCAATAGAATTTATATTCATAGATTAACACTTATTCTCAACAATCTGTGCTTTTCATGCAATTGTGCAACACCTATCTTCAATTTTCTCACCTGTGGAAATAAAATGCGAGGCTATAGAGATGCATGATGgctaaaatattaaataataatggCATATTGATAAGTAAGTGCAAATATCGAGGATGTAAGCCATGATGACTTAAATTCTGCATATTtgtattatatttgaaaaaattccaagGGGTAAAAACAAAACTGTTAATAGAGACATCTAACATTCCTATCTCCCCCCAAGTAATATACCCATAATAGAAAGAATCTactaaaattacaaaaaataaaacaggAAGGGCACAAAGTATAAGAGCTAATATCCTCAAATGAAAATGGATATTACTTATTACTCGACTACCGATACCTCTATATAACCAGAAAAAAATAGGCATGGTGGAATACACCAAAAATGTTGGACGATTAAAAACGCCAATAACAACAATGGAACTTATCTGCAAGCAATTCCTAAAAGAGTCGGTTTTCAGATAGAGATTCAACTTGTGAAATTTGGCTCGTTCCAGAACACTCTTTGTCTTAGAATACCGATACTGAACATATTCCTTCTTACGTAAGATCTGATTGGAAAAGGTTATACTTTCTGACACATAATATAAGAGCATGGAAAACAAACACATTTCAAAAGAGTTAGAAAAGGTTCTTGTTCCATAAGTGAATATGATGTAGGAAGTAGATATGACAATCAGTCTAGATTTGCACTTCTCGTTATTATTGCTGCATATTTTGTATAACGAAAAGTCAACTGCAAAAGAAGTTATACACATAAATAGTCTAGGGATCAACATGACGAAATATGGAGTTAAGAGGGTTGTTCCTAATAATAGTTTGAATGAATAGTTGATTCCAAGTAAAATTTTATAAGACATCCCCAAGGTGAAGTAGGGCAAGGCCATGCTTCGAATTGGAGAGGTGGTGTTGAATTCCCATGTGAGTTTGTGTTCCACATTCAAAAATTTACCTACAAATAGATTTCTGGTCGTGTTGGTATTGAAATGGATTCAAAATCTCACCTGCTATAACTTCTAcactttgaaaaaattcatctgGGTGTATATAGCCCATAAACGGGAGAAATACTAATAAAATTCTAACAGCAACAAAATACCAGTACATGTCTTTGATGTTCCTCATTTTGGAGGTAagggacaatttttttttaccctAATATGGAAACAGAGAAAATGAGTTATTGGAATTCATTGTTGATTAAAATCATGGTAATCGAACAAATTGCTTTCAGTTTTCACATCAACTATGAATTTGTTAGAATTTAAGAATTCACCGAGTTCTGATCTGGAAAGTAGTTCATTTGGTGTTAAAATTTAACATTTGAACTATATGGTTTATTGATTGGATAAGAGGTTGAACTATCCGAACGAAATAGTGTTCGAGAACATACTCTAATCTTCTCTAATTTGCAGTTATTAGATGAAAGATTAGTTCAAGATAAGTGGATTAGTTGATAAATAGCAAAGAACATCCTTCAGGAAAGGCAACTAATATATACGGGGTGTATCATTTAAAAGTGTtcaccctcaataactcaactacgaatcagaatttttgacagaaAGGTCGATTTTTGAAGACAGGGGgacatgatctgggatacaaagcttgtttctactagcaacTACAGGGTGCTACCCCATCAGGAATTTAAATAGGGGaagtgggtagttttgtagAACAAATGTATTCATGGATttaaatttgtatgaacctgcagtttttgttctataaagtgaatattcatAAAGTCACAGGGTGTTAATCACGGTTTTATCGCTGCATATATGCAATCTAATAGtgagaaatttgagaatttgcggtaaatttttactaatactgtttgttgaaaatttcaatagaaaatatacgatcaattagaacatctctgtttcatttagttttatcggtaacataattccataaaaaacacactgtaactttgtgaatattcatttAATAGAACACACactgcaggttcatacaaatttgaatccatgcattCATTAATTGTGATACAAAACTACTCACTTTCCCTCTTAAAATTCCTGATGAGGTTGCAACCCTATGCAGGGGGTTGCTAGTAGAAAGTAGAAACAGGTCATGTCcccctgtcatcaaaaatcgacctgtttgagtgttttcacaaattttgaTTCGTagttgagttattgagggtggacacttttaaatgagacaccctgtatttgtGAATACAACttaatcttttttttatgaacgTAAACGAATTTTTTGTTAGAAAATTAATCGCAATGCTACATTGGTATAAGTTGGTATAATATGGGTTTCATTTTATCGCTTTAATTCACATCATAATTGGAAATCTCCTTTTATGGTCAAGTTGTTTATATGATATCCAGCAATTTCTCAACAGAGGATTACACCCATTTACTAACTTTGTTGCTGACccaagaaaatttgaaaattcttgGTTTTTCCTTTTGAGAATTTTCGCGTTAATCGACATCAGGATCAGAATAGAAAGACGAGCAGAATTTAATATGAATGAATGAGAGTGTTGCATTTGAgttcgatttcataattttatttcattaaatttattcCGAGCAACAGTCAACACAATGAAACTGgcatgtatatacagggtgattcaccgggatggcctatttaTGGAAAACCAATCACAGTtctgagctgaaaatttgcatattggggtttgagacaatgatctttctccctaaaatattttcagatctctacaatttccagtcataccggaaacagactactacttccttattttaaatggcacacccagtatattattgcatcattagtcagcttttttgacgacaatttcggcaatacgCCATACCTTGAGTACAAACTCAACGGCTCATGAGTCatgggatttttatgaaaagaaTGGTGACGATGAGGACgcaaattttttctgaattttcgcCAGAAGAAgcttttttcgattctgcaaatacgtagtattataagactgtttgcggtttgtaCCAAAaacgtacagggtgtttataacaAGATCATGAAGTTGGAATAAGCgatcaaataattttctttacTTCGTTCGTTTTTTGAATCAGTGTTTAAAGCTTGGGCTTATAAAATTGGTCCTCGTGAAGTTATTTATTGTGacttaaattataaaaatcataaaaaaaaattaggtagTTATTATAacgtgtgtgaataagtctttcccgttttttttcaaattttgagcctttattgtgaaaaaatggttacaaatgaattattgaaagtattggccatcgctagctacaacttttccccatctt carries:
- the LOC123675732 gene encoding translational activator of cytochrome c oxidase 1-like: MFRSIKQLTKIYICQNNLNCVQKRFAGHSKWANIRHIKGLKDAERANYFLKLARQMRVAILEGGSIDPAANLKLSHIIDQAKRSSMPSATIQSILKGHQSDKKQYKRHFLEIKGPGSCLILCETFSDNTHLTRQNIATILRKNGGKYIENIMGLFIEKGIIEVEGNPSQNIDASLEKATDDAIEVGAEEVKDIGENIIQFVCGSTNLKAVTKGLEEKGYNILSSTIEFLPLKYQSINEKEMETYLKLLEKLENLPEVVRVIDNIAVE
- the LOC123675730 gene encoding exopolyphosphatase PRUNE1 isoform X2 gives rise to the protein MSKLKTFLEEAFNSLTNWRDFKSIHLVLGNESCDLDSTVCSLAYGYYLSEKLNVKKIKDVAVFPIINVPSDEFPSRTEHCSLLKDINVDLKKLIYRSEINVNEIISEKKNYVKTCLVDHHVLNKNDELLKDTVNEIFDHRPLDQSTHWSSQVKMRIELVGSCATLIADELLREEGILFKELAYLLYCTIVFDTLAVLPENKKATALDIATVKTLEDKFSFMESKVTLFQKIVDLHADISKLTLDQLLIRDLKFVNNIPIAGLPMLVETFSKLPGADLSLKQMGIKKKTSFIVLVGIEAKPDVKRDIGIFLVKDDAKLMKLIVDNFKSHEDFKFVEISSEMSNLTILKHNNIEKSRKQIMPIVKDFLDTTLSQ
- the LOC123675730 gene encoding exopolyphosphatase PRUNE1 isoform X1 gives rise to the protein MFSKSKYKVTPHEYIKRNWLLVALLTCIFLAGIYPKFGSKEGPLHTQYSVKYGAICMIFFISGLTLKTASVFHTFQQYKLHIFIQTFAFILIPVVTQVFVKFLNLFAVNTWILRGLIIVSCMPPPVSSAVILTRTAKGNETASIFNSVLGSFLGNESCDLDSTVCSLAYGYYLSEKLNVKKIKDVAVFPIINVPSDEFPSRTEHCSLLKDINVDLKKLIYRSEINVNEIISEKKNYVKTCLVDHHVLNKNDELLKDTVNEIFDHRPLDQSTHWSSQVKMRIELVGSCATLIADELLREEGILFKELAYLLYCTIVFDTLAVLPENKKATALDIATVKTLEDKFSFMESKVTLFQKIVDLHADISKLTLDQLLIRDLKFVNNIPIAGLPMLVETFSKLPGADLSLKQMGIKKKTSFIVLVGIEAKPDVKRDIGIFLVKDDAKLMKLIVDNFKSHEDFKFVEISSEMSNLTILKHNNIEKSRKQIMPIVKDFLDTTLSQ
- the LOC123675731 gene encoding GPI mannosyltransferase 4, translated to MTVSSVLPLALLSLFPHQEPRFLIPLLLPLVYLYGTKILPEKESDVIRADPNSFKSTKVKKISTAFYATWLASNVILTIFYGYLHQGGVVSAMSHLSNVAKRYDRSINIHLFSSHNYMLPQFLLLQHQMILKTEDFISNMEASKKRVHIYEEGSKDLGFVTKKMQIVYNAQKRSFRKFKMFLLIPNSISYDMYGLIGKTNLVLTKIKVFYPHVAIETLPEIGKHYLDLFKVFNYELFFDISSAQVFLGKFIEIFGLSLYEVSEKYISQSDKMISFEKS